Within the Deltaproteobacteria bacterium genome, the region GTCGATGTCCGACACCGCGTCGATCGGGGAGGACGCCACCGCCGTTCCGGGGGTGATGGTCCCGTGGGTCCCGCTCCCCGCGAAGTGGGAGACGTACCCGTACCGGTCGATCTTCCGGACGCGGCCGTACCCCGCCGTGAAGGTCGACACGTAGATCGCGTCGTCCGGTCCGGCCTTGACCGCGGTCGGATTTCTCAGTAGCGCCTCGTTGTCGAGCCCGCCGTCCCCCGTATCCCCGGCGATGCCCGCGCCGCCCGACGCCGGGGCGCCGCAGATCGTGACGATCGTCCCCCTGGCGTACATGGCGACCGGGACCGTCTTCGTCTCCCCGGCCGACAGCGTGATGCCGTTGAACCACCCGCGGCCCAGCAACCGGGCGGCGATGACGGCGTTGTCGGAGGGGATCGCGGTGTTGTCGTACTCGTCGACCTCGACGGTGATGCGCGTGCCGGGGGGGATCCCGCCGATCTCGCCGTGGACGTCGGAGCGCAGGAACCACTTCTCGATCGGCGCGAAGTGGGGGCCTAGGACGCGGATCCGGATCCGGTCGGCCGGGTCCGTGGGATACGCCGCCGCGCGGACCGACGCGCGCGCGGCGGCGGAGGCGGCGCCCGGAGACGACGGGTACACCAGCTGCACCGCGATGGAACCGTCCCCGGCGCGCGAACAGCCGGCCGCCCCCGCGAAAAGGATCGACGCGAGAAGAGCGAGGGGAAGGAATGTCCGCAACGAACCGACGGGTGACAACGTTGCCTCCGGGATTCCGATCAACCGCAATATAATACCTTCATCACGGTGGTATCGGAGAAAACGATGGAGTCGTACATCCCCTCGTCGTCGCCGCGGCCGCTCGCGGCGGAAGAGTTGACAGCGTACATCGGGCCGAAGGCGGAGCGGTATCGCCCCCGGTTCGAGCGGTTCACACGGACGGGTACAACCCGGTTCGAGCTCTCCTGGAACAACCCGGCCGCCTTCGCGGGGATGTGGTGGTACCTCTACCGGAAGATGTACGCGTGGGCGCTGGTCGACTTCGTTCTGAGCGTCCTGCTCGGCTGGACGCTCTTCGTCCCGATCCTGTGGGGCGTCGCCCGCGCGGTCACGGCCGACTACCTCTACTTCCGGCAGGCCAACCGGAAGATCCGGGAGGCCCGCCCGATCTCTTCCGCCGGAGGTGCGCCCGCCGCGAACGCGGTGCACCTTGCCCGGCTCGCCGCCGAGGGAGGCGTCAACGCCTGGGTCACGTGGGTCGCCATCGCGGGAGCGTTCCTTTTTCTCGCCATCCTCCTCTTCGCCTTCGGGTGGATCTGGGACGCGATCCCGCCGCTGCGCGAACTCTGGCCGAATCCTCCGGGCCCGGGCCGCTGGACCTGAACGCACGATTTCCTTCGTGCTTCGGCTATGCCGAAGCAGAATTTATGAAACCCCGCACCATGCGAAAGGGCCCCGTCGCCGGGGCCTCTTTGCGAAGCAATTCGAAGGTCAGGCCGGTTCAGCAGTCGTAGTACAGGAAGAACTCGTGCGGGTGCGGCCGCAGCTTCACGGGGTTCACCTCCGCCTCGATCTTGTACTCGATCCACTTCTCGATCACGTCGATGGTGAACACGTCGCCCTTCAGCAGGAACTCGTGATCGTCCTCCAGCGCCTTGAGCGACTCCTCGAGGGAGCCCGGCGTGGTCGGCACATCCGCCAGCTCCTCGGGCGACAGCGCGTAGATGTCCTTGTCGAGCGGCTGCCCGGGGTCGATCTTGTTCTGGACGCCGTCCAGCCCCGCCATCAGCTGCGCGGCGAACGAGAGGTAGCCGTTGCACGACGGGTCGGGCGTGCGGAACTCGAGGCGCTTCGTCTTCGGCGAGGCGGAGTACATCGGGATCCGGACCGCCGCGGAGCGGTTCCGGCTCGAGTACGCGAGGTTCACGGGGGCCTCGAAGCCGGGCACCAGCCGCTTGTAGGAGTTCATCGTCGGGTTGCTGAACGCGCAGAGCGCCCTCGCGTGCTTCAGGATCCCGCCGATGTACCAAAGCGCCATCTTCGACATCCCGCCGTACTCCTCCCCGGCGAAGAGCGGCTTGCCGCCCTTCCAGAGGGACTGGTGCGTGTGCATCCCGGAGCCGTTGTCGCCGTAGAGCGGCTTCGGCATGAAGGTGACGGTCTTGCCGGCCTTCCGCGCGACGTTCTTGCAGATGTACTTGTACC harbors:
- a CDS encoding DUF2628 domain-containing protein, translated to MESYIPSSSPRPLAAEELTAYIGPKAERYRPRFERFTRTGTTRFELSWNNPAAFAGMWWYLYRKMYAWALVDFVLSVLLGWTLFVPILWGVARAVTADYLYFRQANRKIREARPISSAGGAPAANAVHLARLAAEGGVNAWVTWVAIAGAFLFLAILLFAFGWIWDAIPPLRELWPNPPGPGRWT